The genomic region GTCCATCACGCTGACAGCGGATTCCGTAGAGCAGGCTTATCAGACAAAGCTGACCAAGTATGCGAAAGAACTGACCATCAACGGTTTCAGGAAAGGCAAGGTGCCACACAGCATCATTGAGCGGAAATATGGCGAGTCAATACGTAATGAAGCAACTTTCGACGAAATTGAAAACGGCATGAAAGAGGCAATTGAAGCACTCGACGAAACAAAGAAACCATTGCCGTTCAGCCAACCGGAACTTCTTGACGAAGAAAAGCTCCTGCCGTTCAAGGCAAATTCTGACCTGACCTTTACCGTCAAGTATGACGTCTCCCCGAAACCGGAGATCAAGGGTTATACCGATGGCAAGTACGGTTATGATACCGCAGAAGTCAGTGAAGCTGACATCGATGCCAAGGTAGAAGATTACAGGCAGAAGGATGCCATGATAATGTCCAGAAGCAATGGTGATGAAGCCAAGGCCGATGACATCGCAACCATCGACTATGCCGAAATTGACGACAAGGGTGAAAAGATCGAGGGAACTGCACGTGAAGACTATACCTTTACCATCGGCAAGGGCACAGCACCGTTTGAACTTACGGAAGACGTGGCAGGCATGAAGATGGGAGAAACCAAGGAAATCGAAAAGACTTTCCCTGCAGACTACTCTGACAAAGACCTTGCCGGGACTTCCAAGAAGCTGACCGTCACGCTCAAGGAACTGAAGTACAATGATATCCCTGAAGTCGATGATGAATTTGCCCAGGATATCAAAGAAGAGTACAAGACTGTAGCTGACCTGAGAGCAGGCATCAAGGGTGAACTTGAAACACAGATCGAACAGATTGTAAAGAATGAGAAGATCAAGGCTGTACTTGACAAGATGACCGAAGAAAATACCATCGACCTTCCCCAGTCAATGATCAATGCACAGGTAGAACAGCAATTGAATTCCTATTTCCAGCGGATGGGAGCTACATCCCAGCAGATTTCCCAGATGTTTACAAAAGAACAGCTGAAAGGATTTGCAGATGAAATCCGTCCACAGGCAATCAAGGATCTCAAGGCATCCCTCATACTTGAAACCATCGCAAAGAACGAAAAGCTCGATGCTACCGATGAGGAAATCAACAAGGTCATTGCCGACGAACAGCTTGATACTTCCAAATACCAGAAAAATCAGCTGGATTATCTGAAGCAGCAGCTCAAGTTTGAAGTTGAAAACGACAAAGCCGCGAACTTCATACTTGAACATAATACTTTCACTGAAGAGGCAAAGAAATCCCTTGCTGAGCTGACTGCTCCGAAGAAGGCACCGGAAGAGGAAACGGAAGAAGCAAAAGAAACTTCTGAAGCTGAATAAGTTCCTTTTTTGAGCAAACAAGGGTTGTTGCCAGGCAACAGCCCTTGTTTTTTTCCTAAGAAAACAATAAAAACAAATGAATTTTCAGAGGTTCTGCAAAGCCAGGGATATAAAATGACTGAGTAACCTTTCTATTTTGCTTTTTTTCCAGTATATTGGAAAGGGGGCTGTTGCTCCAAAAAAAATACCGGGAGCTGAACAGAAGCGAGCAATCCCTTTACGGTTAGCATACACGGGGAATGTTCCACCCAAAAATATCGAGGAGTAATTCTTATGGATAGTTTCAATACAAAGACAAGAATGCAGACCATGATCCCGATGGTTGTCGAACAATCCGGCGTCGGAGAACGTTCCTATGACATCTTCAGCCGTCTGCTCAAAGATAGGATTGTATTCCTTGACGGAGAAATCACTGATGAAGCCGCAGATCTGGTCGTTGCACAACTGATATTCCTAGAAAGCCAAGATCCAAACAAAGACATAAGCATATACATAAACAGTCCTGGCGGCAGTGTGACAGCGGGCCTTGCAATCTATGATACCATGCAGTATGTGCGTCCTGATGTCCAGACAATCTGTATGGGACAGGCAGCAAGCATGGGTGCACTGCTGCTTACTGCAGGAACAAAGGGAAAGAGGTTCATCCTTCCCTCTGCTAGGGTCATGATCCATCAGCCTTGGGGTGGTGTCCAAGGCCAAGCCAGTGATATCGTTATACACACGAAGGAACTGCTCCGCATCAAAAAACTTACGATTGATATCCTTTCTCAATGCACAGGCAAGG from Spirochaetia bacterium harbors:
- the tig gene encoding trigger factor, which encodes MIAETKIKETENSSVELSITLTADSVEQAYQTKLTKYAKELTINGFRKGKVPHSIIERKYGESIRNEATFDEIENGMKEAIEALDETKKPLPFSQPELLDEEKLLPFKANSDLTFTVKYDVSPKPEIKGYTDGKYGYDTAEVSEADIDAKVEDYRQKDAMIMSRSNGDEAKADDIATIDYAEIDDKGEKIEGTAREDYTFTIGKGTAPFELTEDVAGMKMGETKEIEKTFPADYSDKDLAGTSKKLTVTLKELKYNDIPEVDDEFAQDIKEEYKTVADLRAGIKGELETQIEQIVKNEKIKAVLDKMTEENTIDLPQSMINAQVEQQLNSYFQRMGATSQQISQMFTKEQLKGFADEIRPQAIKDLKASLILETIAKNEKLDATDEEINKVIADEQLDTSKYQKNQLDYLKQQLKFEVENDKAANFILEHNTFTEEAKKSLAELTAPKKAPEEETEEAKETSEAE
- the clpP gene encoding ATP-dependent Clp endopeptidase proteolytic subunit ClpP, whose product is MIPMVVEQSGVGERSYDIFSRLLKDRIVFLDGEITDEAADLVVAQLIFLESQDPNKDISIYINSPGGSVTAGLAIYDTMQYVRPDVQTICMGQAASMGALLLTAGTKGKRFILPSARVMIHQPWGGVQGQASDIVIHTKELLRIKKLTIDILSQCTGKDLATIQKDVERDYFLNAEEAQAYGLVDQIMRR